A portion of the Faecalibacterium sp. I3-3-89 genome contains these proteins:
- a CDS encoding NAD(P)/FAD-dependent oxidoreductase — MSNIVIIGSGPAGVSAALYTARAGVDTTVLTRGPGALDRAEGIQNYYGFAAPISGAELERQGIEGAKAVGVKFVTTEAVGLTYTDKLTVETLDGDYPADAVILATGAARAVPRIPGLAGLEGHGVSYCATCDAFFYRGRDVAVVGSGEYALHEVQALLPVASSVTLLLNGAPPAAQFPPEVTVRPEKIDAVLGEQKVTGVQLAGGEVVELAGVFIALGVAGSTALARKIGAAVENNRIVTDGKMQTTVPGLYAAGDCTGGLLQVAKAVYEGALAGTEAAKALRKE; from the coding sequence ATGTCCAACATCGTCATCATTGGTTCCGGCCCGGCGGGAGTATCTGCTGCGCTGTATACCGCCCGCGCCGGGGTGGACACCACCGTCCTCACCCGGGGGCCGGGTGCGCTCGACCGCGCCGAGGGGATCCAGAATTACTACGGCTTCGCCGCTCCCATCTCCGGTGCCGAGCTGGAGCGGCAGGGCATCGAGGGGGCCAAGGCGGTGGGCGTTAAGTTCGTCACCACCGAAGCCGTGGGCCTGACCTATACCGATAAACTCACGGTGGAGACGCTCGACGGAGATTACCCGGCGGATGCTGTCATCCTCGCCACCGGTGCAGCCCGGGCCGTGCCCCGCATCCCGGGGCTGGCGGGTCTTGAGGGCCACGGCGTCAGCTACTGTGCCACCTGTGACGCCTTTTTCTATCGCGGCAGGGATGTGGCGGTAGTGGGCAGCGGCGAATACGCTCTCCACGAGGTGCAGGCCCTTCTTCCGGTGGCGTCCAGCGTCACCCTCCTGCTGAACGGTGCGCCGCCGGCGGCCCAGTTCCCGCCGGAAGTGACCGTCCGGCCCGAAAAGATCGACGCTGTCCTCGGCGAGCAGAAAGTCACCGGCGTCCAGCTGGCGGGCGGCGAGGTCGTGGAGCTGGCGGGTGTGTTCATCGCGCTGGGCGTTGCGGGCAGCACGGCGCTGGCCCGGAAGATCGGTGCAGCGGTGGAAAATAACCGCATCGTCACCGACGGGAAGATGCAGACCACTGTTCCCGGCCTCTACGCCGCCGGAGACTGTACCGGCGGGCTTTTGCAGGTGGCAAAGGCCGTCTATGAGGGCGCGCTGGCAGGCACCGAAGCCGCCAAGGCCCTGCGAAAGGAGTGA